In Brassica rapa cultivar Chiifu-401-42 chromosome A06, CAAS_Brap_v3.01, whole genome shotgun sequence, a single window of DNA contains:
- the LOC103874079 gene encoding transcription factor HBI1 isoform X1, protein MLEGLVSPENLSLSSMDMSVLERLKWLRQQQQKQVVSQSSDNSPELLQILQFHESNNDELLQSTFSHFQMLGSGFGPNPNMGFGPSREAMDGCISRTSSLQMDPVDTMGVMLKNSEENRTISSKNKRKSEVKRREEEKTEKKIKVAAETESNMKGKSSMSNNTEASSDTSKETSKGASEIQKLDYIHVRSRRGQATDRHSLAERARREKISKKMKYLQDIVPGCKKVTGQAGMLDEIINYVQSLQTQVEFLSMKLAVLNSELELAVEDLYVKQDQTVIIQKLLIIFFLFYYEFQLHAYFTNLPVVNASKPSIMVDVPLFPLDQQGSLDLSVINLSQTTSIEAPSASWETQSRSLFNTSSLGFHY, encoded by the exons ATGTTGGAAGGTCTTGTCTCTCCAGAAAACTTGTCCTTAAGCTCCATGGACATGAGTGTACTTGAAAGGCTTAAATGGCTGCGAcagcaacaacaaaaacaagttGTGTCTCAGAGCAGTGACAATTCACCTGAACTTCTTCAGATACTTCAGTTCCATGAAAGTAACAATGATGAGTTGCTGCAGAGTACCTTCAGCCATTTCCAAATGCTTGGATCTGGTTTTGGACCAAACCCTAACATGGGTTTTGGTCCTTCACGTGAAGCTATGGATGGCTGCATTTCAAGAACAAGTAGCCTTCAGATGGATCCAGTGGATACAATGGGGGTTATGTTGAAGAACAGTGAAGAAAACAGAACTATTTCCTCGAAAAACAAGAGAAAATCAGAG GTTAAGAGAAGGGAGGAGGAAAAGACAGAGAAGAAGATCAAAGTAGCGGCTGAGACAGAGTCAAACATGAAAGGAAAATCAAGCATGAGTAACAACACGGAAGCATCTTCAGACACTTCAAAAGAGACATCAAAGGGAGCTTCAGAGATCCAGAAGTTGGATTATATCCACGTCAGATCTCGTCGAGGCCAAGCCACAGACAGACACAGTTTAGCAGAACGG GCAAGAAGAGAAAAGATCAGCAAGAAGATGAAATATCTGCAAGATATTGTCCCTGGATGCAAAAAAGTCACTGGACAAGCTGGTATGCTTGATGAGATCATCAATTATGTTCAATCTCTCCAGACCCAAGTTGAG TTCTTGTCAATGAAACTCGCTGTCCTAAACTCAGAACTGGAGCTTGCGGTTGAAGATTTATATGTAAAACAAGATCAAACTGTTATTATTCAAAAACTTCTCAtaatattctttttgttttattatgaaTTTCAGTTGCATGCTTACTTTACAAATCTTCCAGTAGTAAATGCTTCAAAGCCATCAATAATGGTGGATGTGCCATTGTTTCCGCTAGATCAACAAGGATCTCTAGATTTATCGGTGATAAACCTGAGCCAAACAACATCTATTGAAGCT CCATCGGCAAGCTGGGAAACTCAATCACGGAGTCTCTTCAACACATCTAGCCTCGGATTTCACTACTAA
- the LOC103874079 gene encoding transcription factor HBI1 isoform X3, with protein MLEGLVSPENLSLSSMDMSVLERLKWLRQQQQKQVVSQSSDNSPELLQILQFHESNNDELLQSTFSHFQMLGSGFGPNPNMGFGPSREAMDGCISRTSSLQMDPVDTMGVMLKNSEENRTISSKNKRKSEVKRREEEKTEKKIKVAAETESNMKGKSSMSNNTEASSDTSKETSKGASEIQKLDYIHVRSRRGQATDRHSLAERARREKISKKMKYLQDIVPGCKKVTGQAGMLDEIINYVQSLQTQVELHAYFTNLPVVNASKPSIMVDVPLFPLDQQGSLDLSVINLSQTTSIEAPSASWETQSRSLFNTSSLGFHY; from the exons ATGTTGGAAGGTCTTGTCTCTCCAGAAAACTTGTCCTTAAGCTCCATGGACATGAGTGTACTTGAAAGGCTTAAATGGCTGCGAcagcaacaacaaaaacaagttGTGTCTCAGAGCAGTGACAATTCACCTGAACTTCTTCAGATACTTCAGTTCCATGAAAGTAACAATGATGAGTTGCTGCAGAGTACCTTCAGCCATTTCCAAATGCTTGGATCTGGTTTTGGACCAAACCCTAACATGGGTTTTGGTCCTTCACGTGAAGCTATGGATGGCTGCATTTCAAGAACAAGTAGCCTTCAGATGGATCCAGTGGATACAATGGGGGTTATGTTGAAGAACAGTGAAGAAAACAGAACTATTTCCTCGAAAAACAAGAGAAAATCAGAG GTTAAGAGAAGGGAGGAGGAAAAGACAGAGAAGAAGATCAAAGTAGCGGCTGAGACAGAGTCAAACATGAAAGGAAAATCAAGCATGAGTAACAACACGGAAGCATCTTCAGACACTTCAAAAGAGACATCAAAGGGAGCTTCAGAGATCCAGAAGTTGGATTATATCCACGTCAGATCTCGTCGAGGCCAAGCCACAGACAGACACAGTTTAGCAGAACGG GCAAGAAGAGAAAAGATCAGCAAGAAGATGAAATATCTGCAAGATATTGTCCCTGGATGCAAAAAAGTCACTGGACAAGCTGGTATGCTTGATGAGATCATCAATTATGTTCAATCTCTCCAGACCCAAGTTGAG TTGCATGCTTACTTTACAAATCTTCCAGTAGTAAATGCTTCAAAGCCATCAATAATGGTGGATGTGCCATTGTTTCCGCTAGATCAACAAGGATCTCTAGATTTATCGGTGATAAACCTGAGCCAAACAACATCTATTGAAGCT CCATCGGCAAGCTGGGAAACTCAATCACGGAGTCTCTTCAACACATCTAGCCTCGGATTTCACTACTAA
- the LOC103874079 gene encoding transcription factor HBI1 isoform X2, with protein sequence MLEGLVSPENLSLSSMDMSVLERLKWLRQQQQKQVVSQSSDNSPELLQILQFHESNNDELLQSTFSHFQMLGSGFGPNPNMGFGPSREAMDGCISRTSSLQMDPVDTMGVMLKNSEENRTISSKNKRKSEVKRREEEKTEKKIKVAAETESNMKGKSSMSNNTEASSDTSKETSKGASEIQKLDYIHVRSRRGQATDRHSLAERARREKISKKMKYLQDIVPGCKKVTGQAGMLDEIINYVQSLQTQVEFLSMKLAVLNSELELAVEDLYLHAYFTNLPVVNASKPSIMVDVPLFPLDQQGSLDLSVINLSQTTSIEAPSASWETQSRSLFNTSSLGFHY encoded by the exons ATGTTGGAAGGTCTTGTCTCTCCAGAAAACTTGTCCTTAAGCTCCATGGACATGAGTGTACTTGAAAGGCTTAAATGGCTGCGAcagcaacaacaaaaacaagttGTGTCTCAGAGCAGTGACAATTCACCTGAACTTCTTCAGATACTTCAGTTCCATGAAAGTAACAATGATGAGTTGCTGCAGAGTACCTTCAGCCATTTCCAAATGCTTGGATCTGGTTTTGGACCAAACCCTAACATGGGTTTTGGTCCTTCACGTGAAGCTATGGATGGCTGCATTTCAAGAACAAGTAGCCTTCAGATGGATCCAGTGGATACAATGGGGGTTATGTTGAAGAACAGTGAAGAAAACAGAACTATTTCCTCGAAAAACAAGAGAAAATCAGAG GTTAAGAGAAGGGAGGAGGAAAAGACAGAGAAGAAGATCAAAGTAGCGGCTGAGACAGAGTCAAACATGAAAGGAAAATCAAGCATGAGTAACAACACGGAAGCATCTTCAGACACTTCAAAAGAGACATCAAAGGGAGCTTCAGAGATCCAGAAGTTGGATTATATCCACGTCAGATCTCGTCGAGGCCAAGCCACAGACAGACACAGTTTAGCAGAACGG GCAAGAAGAGAAAAGATCAGCAAGAAGATGAAATATCTGCAAGATATTGTCCCTGGATGCAAAAAAGTCACTGGACAAGCTGGTATGCTTGATGAGATCATCAATTATGTTCAATCTCTCCAGACCCAAGTTGAG TTCTTGTCAATGAAACTCGCTGTCCTAAACTCAGAACTGGAGCTTGCGGTTGAAGATTTATAT TTGCATGCTTACTTTACAAATCTTCCAGTAGTAAATGCTTCAAAGCCATCAATAATGGTGGATGTGCCATTGTTTCCGCTAGATCAACAAGGATCTCTAGATTTATCGGTGATAAACCTGAGCCAAACAACATCTATTGAAGCT CCATCGGCAAGCTGGGAAACTCAATCACGGAGTCTCTTCAACACATCTAGCCTCGGATTTCACTACTAA
- the LOC103874080 gene encoding anaphase-promoting complex subunit 10, with product MATESSESEEEGKIRGGNDKLIVDDDLREMGKNAAWSVSSCKPGNGVNTLRDDNLETYWQSDGLQPHLINIQFQKKVRLQLVALYVDFKLDESYTPSKISVRAGDGFHNLKEVKSVELVKPSGWVSISLSGTDPRETFVNTFMLQIAMLSNHLNGRDTHIRQIKVYGPRPNPIPRQPFQFTSTEFITYSTLR from the exons ATGGCGACGGAATCATCGGAATCGGAGGAAGAAGGGAAAATCAGAGGCGGAAACGATAAGCTAATCGTGGACGACGATCTGAGAGAGATGGGCAAAAACGCAGCTTGGAGCGTCAGCTCTTGCAAGCCCGGCAATGGCGTCAACACTCTCCGCGACGACAATCTCGAGACCTATTGGCA atcaGATGGTTTGCAACCACATTTGATCAACATTCAGTTCCAGAAGAAAGTGAGATTACAG TTAGTGGCTTTGTACGTTGACTTTAAGCTTGACGAGAGCTATACGCCTAGTAAGATCTCTGTTCGTGCTGGTGATGGCTTTCATAACTTAAAG GAGGTAAAAAGTGTTGAGCTTGTAAAGCCATCTGGTTGGGTTAGCATATCTCTCTCTGGGACCGATCCACG GGAAACATTTGTGAATACATTCATGTTGCAAATAGCCATGTTGTCAAATCACCTCAACGGGAGAGATACTCATATCCGTCAGATCAAAGTTTATGGCCCTAGACC GAATCCTATTCCGCGCCAACCATTTCAGTTTACTTCAACGGAGTTTATCACTTATTCCACACTGAGATGA
- the LOC103874081 gene encoding syntaxin-112 gives MNDLMTKSFLSYVELKKQAKIDTESDRDVEKGELNEEALSAFFAEIESIKTLIEEITHLLLELQNLNEETKSTHSAKILRGLRDRMESNIVAVSRKANTAKALIDAVETANRRSGSCTDRTRVAITNGVRAKLRETMGEFHRLREMIFADYREDLKRKYFLAIGEEPSDEDVEKMISGGLVKTFEVKAEMDLEARERHEAVNEIKRSLNRLHQVFLDMAVLVETQGDGVDDIEANVAVAGSFVSGGTNSLFYANQMRKKNKKWVVWGSVLGVIILLVCLISMLASR, from the coding sequence ATGAATGATCTGATGACGAAATCGTTTCTAAGTTATGTGGAACTCAAGAAACAAGCCAAGATCGATACAGAATCAGACCGCGACGTCGAGAAAGGCGAACTCAACGAAGAAGCCCTCTCCGCTTTCTTCGCAGAGATCGAATCTATCAAAACCCTAATCGAAGAGATCACTCATCTCTTGCTCGAACTACAGAACCTTAACGAAGAGACCAAGTCCACTCACAGCGCCAAGATCCTCCGCGGTTTGAGAGACAGGATGGAGTCCAACATCGTCGCCGTGTCTCGCAAGGCGAACACGGCCAAAGCCCTAATCGACGCCGTCGAGACCGCGAATCGCAGGAGCGGATCTTGCACCGACAGGACGCGTGTCGCGATAACGAACGGTGTTAGGGCGAAACTGAGAGAGACTATGGGGGAGTTTCATCGGCTGAGGGAGATGATCTTTGCTGACTACAGAGAAGATCTCAAGAGGAAGTACTTTCTAGCGATAGGTGAAGAGCCGAGTGACGAGGACGTGGAGAAGATGATATCTGGAGGGCTTGTGAAGACGTTCGAAGTGAAAGCAGAGATGGATTTGGAGGCGAGAGAGAGACATGAAGCTGTGAATGAGATTAAGAGGAGTCTTAACAGGCTTCATCAAGTGTTTCTCGACATGGCTGTTCTTGTTGAGACGCAGGGAGATGGGGTTGATGATATTGAAGCTAACGTGGCTGTTGCTGGGAGCTTTGTGAGTGGAGGAACCAACAGTTTGTTCTATGCGAAtcagatgaggaagaagaacaagaaatggGTTGTTTGGGGTTCGGTTTTGGGGGTGATTATTCTTCTTGTGTGTTTGATCTCCATGCTTGCTTCTCGTTGA
- the LOC103874083 gene encoding uncharacterized protein LOC103874083 encodes MFSLLFSFVYMEANTLNLNDDDYLSVEDMMAENEDDQEIQDAQGDSVTSHAKTKGNKRRHSMCLKNFSIVGDRLPDGTYNVKCNHCNQPYNLDLNRNGTNTMLRHSKRCSKTPGCTPGSNKKLDMIVIREMMVMAIVEHNLPYQFVEYRRVRILAIAAVLDPRLKFKCLEYCYTALNPSTSKAKMDHIRKKMEKLFGVYKKNTKATTATTSETTMENSLPAGYGGFYAFITQNAGEGKSALDVYLAEPPMDYSAFPKLDVLKY; translated from the exons ATGTTTTCTCTTTTGTTCTCTTTTGTGTATATGGAAGCAAATACTTTGAACCTGAACGATGATGACTACTTGAGTGTTGAAGACATGATGGCTGAGAATGAAGATGATCAGGAGATTCAGGATGCTCAAGGTGATTCTGTAACCAGTCATGCTAAGACTAAAGGTAACAAACGTAGACACTCGATGTGTTTAAAGAATTTTAGTATTGTAGGAGATAGGTTGCCGGATGGAACTTATAATGTTAAGTGCAATCATTGCAATCAACCCTACAACTTAGATCTAAATAGGAATGGAACTAATACTATGCTGCGACATTCGAAACGGTGTTCGAAGACTCCTGGATGTACACCTGGAAGTAATAAGAAGTTGGATATGATTGTTATCCGTGAAATGATGGTGATGGCAATAGTTGAGCATAATCTGCCGTACCAGTTTGTTGAGTATAGAAGGGTGAGAATATTAGCAATTGCGGCGGTCTTGGATCCGAGGTTGAAGTTCAAGTGCTTAGAATACTGCTATACCGCTTTAAACCCGTCTACAAGCAAAGCTAAAATGGATCACATCCGTAAGAAGATGGAAAAGCTGTTTGGAGTGTATAAGAAGAATACTAAGGCCACTACTGCAACCACTTCAGAAACCACAATGGAGAATAGTCTTCCTGCTGGTTATGGG GGATTTTATGCATTCATTACTCAAAATGCAGGAGAAGGGAAATCAGCTTTAGATGTCTACTTGGCTGAACCGCCCATGGATTACTCCGCCTTTCCGAAGCTAGATGTCTTAAAATACTAG
- the LOC103874084 gene encoding AAA-ATPase At2g18193 — MFPSSDNAFSPSSLFSAYASLTGFLMLFRSMLHDFVPEQLRTYFSTLLDRFFTPKSKTLTVIIDENFGSNRNQVFDAAELYLRSKIGPETERLRVGKTPKQKHFTISIEKGEEIIDSFEESEVKWSYVQSEKEKGEQVKRHYELTFEKKLREKITSSYLTHVVAESEEIKRSLRVVKLYSKDLYVTEDDDGCAGGNWGCISLEHPSTFETLAMDPNAKKKIIGDLDRFLKRREFYKRVGKAWKRGYLLYGPPGTGKSSLIAAMANYLKFDVFDLELSSIYDNGELKRILLSTTNRSILVFEDIDCNAEVRDREADDDQESKNNNNGRVTLSGILNFIDGLWSSFGDERIIVFTTNHKERLDPALLRPGRMDMHINMSYCTGLGFRTLVSNYLGLDGLNHPLCEEIERLVDSTEVTPAELAEELMQDDDCDVVLRGVVSFVEKRKVERSKAKESVSICNDDDDDDDEKQSVCTNGMRNRKKQAGRRKRRGARNVNARTYLQVGM, encoded by the coding sequence ATGTTTCCTTCCTCCGATAACGCTTTCTCGCCGTCGTCGCTGTTCTCAGCGTACGCATCCCTCACCGGATTCTTGATGCTCTTCAGATCGATGCTCCACGACTTCGTCCCGGAGCAGCTCCGAACCTACTTCTCAACACTCCTCGACCGCTTCTTCACTCCCAAATCAAAGACCCTCACTGTCATCATCGACGAGAACTTCGGTTCGAACCGGAACCAAGTCTTCGACGCTGCCGAGCTCTACCTCCGCTCCAAAATCGGACCGGAGACAGAGCGGTTGCGCGTCGGAAAAACCCCAAAGCAGAAACACTTCACTATCTCGATCGAGAAAGGAGAAGAGATCATCGACTCCTTCGAGGAATCCGAGGTGAAATGGAGCTACGTTCAGTCGGAGAAGGAGAAAGGCGAGCAAGTGAAACGCCACTACGAGCTCACCTTCGAGAAGAAGCTGAGAGAGAAAATCACAAGCTCTTACCTAACCCACGTCGTTGCGGAGTCTGAAGAGATCAAGAGGAGCCTGAGAGTGGTGAAGCTATACAGCAAAGACTTGTACGTGACCGAGGACGACGACGGATGCGCCGGCGGGAACTGGGGGTGTATCAGCCTCGAGCATCCTTCCACGTTCGAGACGTTAGCCATGGATCCCAACGCGAAGAAGAAGATCATCGGCGACTTGGATAGGTTCCTCAAGAGGAGAGAGTTTTACAAGAGAGTCGGTAAGGCATGGAAGCGAGGCTACTTGCTGTACGGACCTCCAGGAACAGGGAAATCAAGCTTGATTGCAGCTATGGCTAACTACTTAAAATTCGACGTGTTTGATCTGGAGCTTAGTAGTATCTACGACAACGGTGAACTGAAGAGGATTCTGTTATCCACCACCAATCGTTCGATTTTGGTGTTTGAGGATATCGACTGCAACGCCGAGGTTAGAGACAGGGAAGCTGATGACGATCAAGaaagcaaaaataataataatggaaGGGTGACTTTATCAGGGATTCTCAACTTCATCGATGGGTTATGGTCGAGTTTCGGAGACGAGAGGATCATCGTGTTCACGACTAACCACAAAGAAAGGCTAGATCCTGCGCTGCTGCGTCCGGGGAGAATGGATATGCATATCAATATGTCTTATTGTACGGGTTTGGGGTTTAGGACATTGGTTTCTAATTACCTTGGTTTAGATGGTTTAAACCATCCTCTGTGTGAGGAGATCGAGAGGTTGGTTGATTCTACGGAGGTTACTCCTGCTGAGTTAGCTGAAGAGTTGATGCAGGATGATGATTGTGATGTTGTTCTTCGTGGAGTGGTTAGCTTTGTTGAGAAGAGGAAGGTAGAGAGGAGCAAGGCCAAGGAGAGTGTTTCTATttgtaatgatgatgatgatgatgatgacgaaaAACAGAGTGTTTGTACTAATGGTATGAGGAATAGGAAGAAGCAAGCTGGTAGACGAAAAAGGAGGGGCGCTCGGAATGTAAATGCTAGAACTTACTTGCAAGTAGGAATGTAA